The following coding sequences are from one Treponema bryantii window:
- a CDS encoding HAD-IA family hydrolase has product MLNNIKLFVFDLGGTLMEYKGMHLSWAGYYKTSFEYVNEKLELGLSDQQIAASVQIFTDYNPAVNPREKEIDPEIIFEDIIKGWNTTLPVSKIIDVFFESLHLEPVIYDDSIPVLKKLQKSGFKIAAMTDVATGMPDLMHKNYVSPLFPYFDLYVSSLSCGYKKPNPKGLRDISEHFGIAPENMVMIGDTSRDVNAAKNIGCHSILINRSAKPAQDFGQEYTVTNAMEILDLIQL; this is encoded by the coding sequence ATGCTGAATAATATAAAACTATTTGTCTTTGACCTGGGTGGAACTCTGATGGAATATAAGGGCATGCATCTGAGCTGGGCCGGGTATTATAAAACATCCTTTGAGTATGTAAATGAAAAATTAGAGCTCGGCCTGTCCGATCAGCAGATTGCAGCTTCAGTTCAGATTTTTACAGATTATAACCCGGCAGTGAATCCTCGAGAAAAGGAGATTGATCCGGAAATAATTTTTGAAGATATCATAAAAGGGTGGAACACAACTCTTCCAGTCAGCAAAATCATCGATGTCTTTTTTGAGTCCCTTCATCTTGAGCCAGTAATTTATGATGATTCGATTCCTGTCCTGAAGAAGCTGCAAAAATCCGGATTTAAGATTGCAGCTATGACAGATGTCGCGACCGGCATGCCCGATCTTATGCACAAGAATTATGTATCGCCACTTTTTCCTTATTTTGATTTATATGTTTCGTCTCTTTCATGCGGATATAAAAAGCCAAATCCAAAAGGACTTAGAGACATCTCTGAACATTTTGGAATTGCACCAGAAAACATGGTTATGATTGGCGACACATCCCGAGATGTTAACGCTGCAAAAAATATCGGCTGTCATTCAATTCTGATAAACCGCTCAGCCAAACCAGCACAGGATTTTGGACAGGAATATACAGTTACAAATGCGATGGAAATATTGGATCTTATTCAGTTATAA
- a CDS encoding aminoglycoside phosphotransferase family protein — translation MTFDGSQKIIGKGAQAEVLLYHGFAYKVYNQSYPAEWIAFEKQQQQAVNKAGLCPVKYYDTDDSHIIKMDLVEGDQLEKSVPKAPEEGFRLLAKAFRFVHEADASNTSIPPLSATAGLMLSDEEKSEVLPVIDRLSQKYKSCICHLDMHFLNIMIPNDTALVADKINYTIIDWMNTRVAPPVFDYARTYVILNEFAKEALEFYKATVWPDVQELGISEEDFFEAVKVCTVLRSKE, via the coding sequence ATGACATTTGACGGCTCTCAGAAAATCATAGGCAAAGGTGCACAGGCAGAGGTTCTGCTGTACCATGGATTTGCTTACAAAGTTTATAATCAGTCTTATCCAGCAGAATGGATTGCATTTGAAAAACAGCAGCAGCAGGCAGTGAATAAGGCCGGCCTTTGTCCGGTAAAATATTACGACACAGATGATTCACATATCATCAAGATGGATTTAGTTGAAGGAGATCAGCTGGAGAAATCAGTTCCTAAGGCTCCCGAAGAGGGCTTTAGACTTCTTGCAAAGGCGTTCCGTTTTGTTCACGAAGCAGATGCCAGTAACACCTCAATTCCGCCACTTAGTGCAACGGCAGGCCTTATGTTATCTGATGAAGAAAAATCAGAAGTGCTTCCTGTGATTGATCGTTTGTCTCAAAAATATAAGAGCTGCATTTGCCATCTGGATATGCATTTTCTAAATATCATGATTCCAAATGATACTGCTCTTGTCGCAGATAAAATCAATTATACTATCATCGATTGGATGAATACGAGAGTTGCCCCACCAGTTTTTGACTACGCACGAACTTATGTGATTCTTAATGAGTTTGCAAAAGAAGCTCTGGAGTTCTACAAAGCTACAGTCTGGCCAGATGTTCAAGAACTTGGAATTTCCGAAGAAGATTTCTTTGAGGCTGTGAAAGTTTGTACTGTTTTGCGTAGTAAAGAATAG
- a CDS encoding Dabb family protein produces the protein MVKHIILWTLKEMSDSEKESVKAGIKEGLEGLKGKVPGLVDIKVITSGRLVSSTADLMLDSTFESEEALKGYSKHPEHVAVADSKVRPYTASRSCLDFEV, from the coding sequence ATGGTAAAGCACATTATCTTATGGACATTAAAAGAAATGAGTGATTCTGAAAAAGAATCAGTAAAAGCCGGAATCAAAGAAGGTCTCGAAGGTCTCAAGGGAAAGGTACCGGGCCTCGTAGATATCAAAGTAATCACCAGCGGCCGCCTCGTTTCTTCCACTGCCGACCTTATGCTGGACTCAACCTTTGAATCAGAAGAAGCTCTGAAAGGATATTCAAAACATCCGGAACACGTTGCCGTGGCTGACAGCAAAGTTCGCCCATATACTGCAAGTCGTTCATGCCTTGATTTTGAGGTTTAA
- a CDS encoding nitroreductase family protein, with product MNFLNLAKNRFSARKYLDKEIPQNVLDEILEAGHVAPTAANLQPARIIVIKSAEAKEKLAKAANIYKAPVALLVCADASKAWTRPFDGHQTIDIDASIVTDHMMLSAADNGVGSVWICYFKPDVIKEEFNLPDNLVPVNILALGYTEETTDSNRHATARIPMDELVSYL from the coding sequence ATGAATTTTTTGAACCTTGCTAAAAATCGTTTTTCTGCCAGAAAATATCTGGATAAGGAAATCCCACAGAATGTTCTTGATGAAATTCTTGAAGCCGGCCACGTTGCCCCAACTGCTGCTAATTTACAGCCAGCCAGAATCATCGTTATTAAATCTGCAGAAGCTAAAGAAAAGCTTGCAAAAGCTGCAAATATTTACAAAGCACCGGTAGCTTTACTCGTTTGTGCTGATGCTTCAAAAGCATGGACACGCCCATTTGATGGACATCAGACAATTGATATTGATGCCTCAATCGTAACTGATCATATGATGCTCAGTGCAGCTGATAACGGAGTTGGTTCTGTATGGATCTGCTATTTTAAGCCGGATGTTATCAAAGAAGAGTTCAATCTTCCAGATAACCTTGTACCGGTAAATATTCTTGCACTCGGCTATACAGAAGAAACAACAGACAGTAACCGTCACGCGACAGCAAGAATCCCTATGGATGAACTGGTGTCTTATCTGTAA
- a CDS encoding winged helix-turn-helix transcriptional regulator, translating into MNKYNCPVDATISKIGGKYKAVILYHLKDETLRYNEIKRKIKKITDKMLAQQLHELEDDKLINRKVYAVVPPKTEYSLTELGQSLIPILDAMCSWGEQFMVE; encoded by the coding sequence ATGAATAAATATAACTGTCCTGTAGATGCAACAATCAGTAAAATCGGCGGTAAGTATAAAGCCGTTATTCTCTATCATCTGAAGGATGAAACTTTGCGCTACAATGAAATCAAAAGAAAAATCAAAAAGATAACAGACAAAATGCTGGCACAGCAGCTTCATGAACTTGAGGATGATAAATTGATTAACCGCAAGGTCTACGCGGTTGTTCCTCCAAAAACTGAATACAGTCTCACGGAGCTTGGTCAGTCGCTGATTCCAATTCTGGACGCAATGTGTTCCTGGGGGGAACAATTTATGGTAGAATAA
- a CDS encoding DUF5680 domain-containing protein has product MILGEKLSLLRKQNGYSQEELADKLHIARQTVSKWENGLAVPELDGLIALSNLYHIPIDRIVKNDDDCNIPLTENEDKTDRTELIRFLIKAKQKTYAGHGAEVAPSRPASHDLKYEEKTPAGELLYIDTYLGGKEFAGEEAVWKDGVPLWSMNYYGRVTGEPFSGDFLKAALFEVPADKPYRGPDIFRQGDYTYHCQTNGDFNWFQGYEDIFYLDTKIYELHFHGGIIV; this is encoded by the coding sequence ATGATTTTAGGTGAAAAACTCAGCTTACTCAGAAAACAAAACGGATATTCGCAGGAAGAACTGGCAGATAAACTGCACATTGCACGTCAGACTGTAAGCAAATGGGAAAACGGGCTTGCCGTTCCGGAACTCGACGGGCTCATTGCTCTGAGTAATCTTTATCATATTCCGATTGACCGCATTGTAAAAAATGATGATGACTGTAATATTCCCCTGACGGAAAATGAAGATAAAACTGACCGCACAGAACTCATCCGATTCCTAATAAAAGCAAAGCAGAAAACCTACGCAGGACACGGAGCTGAGGTTGCTCCCAGCCGCCCTGCTTCACACGATTTGAAATATGAAGAAAAAACTCCGGCTGGTGAACTCCTTTACATAGACACTTATCTTGGTGGAAAGGAGTTTGCTGGTGAAGAAGCTGTCTGGAAAGATGGAGTACCGCTGTGGTCTATGAATTACTACGGCCGGGTAACAGGAGAGCCGTTCTCTGGAGATTTTCTAAAGGCAGCCCTTTTTGAAGTTCCAGCTGATAAGCCTTACCGCGGTCCAGACATTTTCCGGCAGGGAGATTATACCTACCACTGCCAGACCAACGGGGACTTTAACTGGTTTCAGGGTTATGAAGATATCTTCTATCTGGATACAAAGATTTACGAATTACATTTCCATGGCGGGATTATTGTATAA
- a CDS encoding GNAT family N-acetyltransferase — MSFNPGKKEIEEKIKNQLAVEFNCSPQDFDKTENIITTEHQHPDRRKFSDKPFFLQMATLGKNTVISADESIHPWLTNWVKGKQGIWLFEQHNYFELETELRKHGYKMALTHHMFVPEAKLIDVKTDLKIKWLEQNDITPFYGNENFPNAICDKFKPERPDVLAVVAMDGDKIMGMAGCSADTPELWQIGIDVLPEYRGRGIAKSLVTLLRNETFRRGAIPYYGTSLANLPSWKTALDCGFKPFWVEAESQPDENTEFTK; from the coding sequence ATGAGTTTTAATCCAGGTAAAAAAGAAATTGAAGAAAAGATAAAAAATCAGCTTGCGGTCGAGTTTAATTGTTCGCCGCAGGATTTTGATAAAACAGAAAATATAATAACCACTGAGCACCAGCATCCAGACCGCAGAAAGTTTTCAGATAAGCCCTTCTTCCTGCAGATGGCGACTCTTGGAAAGAACACAGTAATTTCAGCTGATGAATCAATACATCCTTGGCTTACAAACTGGGTAAAAGGCAAACAGGGAATCTGGCTGTTCGAGCAGCATAATTATTTCGAACTAGAAACAGAGCTTAGAAAGCATGGTTATAAAATGGCGTTGACTCATCACATGTTTGTGCCAGAAGCAAAATTGATAGATGTAAAAACTGACCTGAAAATCAAATGGCTTGAGCAGAATGATATCACTCCCTTTTACGGAAACGAAAACTTTCCGAACGCAATCTGCGACAAGTTCAAACCAGAGCGTCCCGACGTACTTGCAGTAGTTGCAATGGATGGCGATAAAATTATGGGAATGGCCGGCTGCTCAGCAGATACACCAGAATTGTGGCAGATTGGAATCGACGTCTTACCAGAATACCGTGGCCGTGGAATCGCAAAATCTCTCGTAACACTTTTACGAAACGAAACTTTCCGTCGCGGAGCAATTCCATATTACGGTACGAGTCTTGCAAATCTTCCGTCCTGGAAAACCGCTCTCGACTGCGGTTTCAAACCTTTCTGGGTAGAAGCAGAATCACAGCCAGATGAGAATACGGAGTTTACAAAATGA
- a CDS encoding type II toxin-antitoxin system Phd/YefM family antitoxin: protein MPRIVPIRDLKNTTAISNLCHEDKEPIFITKNGYGDMVIMSMETYEKNMFLANVYGKLEEAKEDLKNGNYSSVEDAVSRIRKSHGL from the coding sequence ATGCCAAGAATAGTTCCAATCAGAGATTTGAAAAATACAACAGCAATTTCTAATTTGTGTCATGAAGACAAAGAACCTATTTTCATAACAAAAAATGGTTATGGCGATATGGTAATAATGAGCATGGAAACTTACGAAAAAAATATGTTCCTTGCAAATGTTTATGGAAAATTAGAAGAAGCAAAAGAGGACCTGAAAAATGGAAACTACTCTTCCGTTGAAGATGCGGTTTCAAGAATAAGGAAATCGCATGGCTTATAA
- a CDS encoding type II toxin-antitoxin system RelE/ParE family toxin translates to MQKAEEDLSEIVTYISNTLCNKQAADNLLKEFIEETNNIAENPYMYSLSPDSFLQSEGYHRFIFYKNYIALYLINDDKKEVSIMRIFYAKRDYGNLI, encoded by the coding sequence ATGCAAAAGGCAGAGGAAGATTTATCAGAAATAGTAACTTATATTTCCAATACGCTCTGTAATAAACAGGCTGCTGATAATCTCCTTAAAGAATTTATTGAAGAGACAAATAATATTGCAGAAAATCCATATATGTATTCTTTAAGTCCAGATTCATTTTTACAGTCAGAAGGATATCATCGATTTATCTTCTACAAAAATTATATAGCACTATATTTGATTAATGATGATAAAAAAGAAGTTTCCATAATGCGTATTTTTTATGCGAAACGTGATTATGGGAATTTAATTTAA
- a CDS encoding GNAT family N-acetyltransferase, whose translation MLIRQAEEKDVVDIKDLYFNFLTKYPPKEEQDIEVWKKLINEMNKSENLYLLVVEEDNRVVSTVQLAIIPSLTHNVRSFAVVENVVTHEDYRKKGFASMLLQEAIKIAQNKNCYKIFLETGSNRETTLNFYKENGFEMDTKHSFLKKL comes from the coding sequence ATGTTAATAAGACAAGCCGAAGAAAAAGACGTAGTGGATATTAAGGATTTGTATTTCAATTTCCTTACAAAGTATCCGCCAAAAGAAGAACAGGACATTGAGGTCTGGAAAAAGCTTATCAATGAAATGAATAAAAGCGAAAATTTATATCTCCTGGTAGTTGAGGAAGATAATCGTGTCGTTTCAACCGTACAGCTTGCAATTATTCCAAGCCTCACTCATAACGTGCGTTCATTTGCAGTTGTAGAAAATGTAGTAACCCACGAGGATTATCGTAAAAAAGGTTTTGCATCTATGCTTTTGCAGGAAGCAATTAAAATTGCACAGAACAAGAATTGTTATAAAATCTTTTTGGAAACAGGTTCAAACCGCGAGACTACATTAAACTTTTATAAAGAAAATGGTTTCGAAATGGATACAAAACATTCGTTCCTCAAAAAACTGTAA
- a CDS encoding methyltransferase domain-containing protein has translation MSNMFDVYQNFSDLYDELVNHEDYENNLYKFLNDNIQWENKVVGEFGIGTGRVSRNYIDKAKKLFAYDNSQHMLDKAKENLAKWSDKIEYSVLDNSKLNTIENTFDIIIEGWSFGHLVVQENENIDQTIQYLISETKKRAKEIIFIETLGTNVEFPNPPGEKLSKFYQALVENGFKEHIIQTDYKFNNYEDAGKIMGAFFGDSMKNDIIQKQLNVIKEYTGIWICRN, from the coding sequence ATGTCAAACATGTTCGATGTCTATCAAAACTTTTCAGATTTATATGATGAATTAGTAAATCATGAAGATTACGAAAACAATCTTTATAAGTTTTTGAATGACAATATCCAGTGGGAAAATAAAGTTGTCGGTGAATTTGGAATAGGAACCGGACGTGTTTCCAGAAACTACATCGACAAGGCGAAAAAACTTTTTGCGTATGATAATTCACAGCATATGCTAGATAAAGCAAAAGAGAACTTGGCAAAGTGGTCGGATAAAATTGAATATTCAGTTCTCGATAACAGTAAATTAAATACTATTGAAAATACCTTTGACATAATAATTGAAGGCTGGAGTTTCGGGCATCTGGTTGTTCAGGAAAATGAAAATATAGATCAGACTATTCAGTATCTTATCAGCGAAACTAAAAAACGCGCAAAGGAAATCATTTTCATTGAAACATTGGGAACGAATGTTGAATTTCCAAATCCTCCGGGAGAAAAGCTTTCTAAATTTTACCAAGCACTTGTTGAAAATGGTTTTAAGGAACACATAATTCAAACAGATTATAAATTCAACAATTATGAAGATGCTGGAAAAATAATGGGTGCCTTTTTTGGTGATTCAATGAAGAATGACATAATTCAAAAGCAGTTGAATGTAATAAAAGAATATACGGGAATATGGATTTGCAGGAATTAA
- a CDS encoding GNAT family N-acetyltransferase: protein MNYIIETERLKLRELTLDDTDKLALVLSDPQSMRFYPHPFSREEVEHWIKWNIDNYKKYGFGLWAVIEKESDEFIGDCGITMQQVENDLFHEIGYHLRKEYRGKGYATEAARACSDYAKNRGVEQIISYMKSDNLPSRHVAERNGMTFVKSFTKTVMGKVVEDEVLYMKDLNANEKIRDVQIEDAERLLEIYSHYVLNTAVSFEYDVPTLEEFKERIRNTKKKYPYLVCEKDGKIIGYVYASAYSSRESYSWTVSTSIYVDKDYRRQGAGTLLYRELEARLKEMGIINLLAGTAFTEKEDEYLTQDSPKFHLKQGYREAAHMIGIGKKFDRWYDLKWFQKKI from the coding sequence ATGAATTACATAATCGAAACAGAACGTCTAAAATTACGGGAACTAACTTTGGACGATACCGACAAACTTGCTCTTGTGCTTTCGGATCCACAATCTATGAGATTTTATCCACATCCTTTTTCGAGGGAAGAAGTTGAGCACTGGATAAAATGGAATATTGATAATTACAAAAAATACGGCTTTGGACTTTGGGCTGTAATTGAAAAAGAATCAGACGAATTTATAGGCGACTGCGGAATCACAATGCAGCAGGTTGAAAATGATTTGTTTCATGAAATCGGCTATCATCTTAGAAAAGAATACCGGGGAAAGGGGTATGCAACTGAAGCAGCCCGTGCCTGTTCAGATTACGCAAAGAACAGGGGAGTGGAACAAATCATTTCTTATATGAAGTCTGACAATCTTCCATCCCGCCATGTAGCTGAACGAAATGGTATGACCTTTGTAAAATCTTTTACCAAGACTGTAATGGGAAAAGTTGTTGAAGATGAAGTGCTTTATATGAAGGACTTGAACGCGAATGAAAAAATCAGAGATGTACAGATTGAAGACGCTGAAAGACTTTTAGAGATTTACAGTCATTATGTTTTAAATACAGCGGTTTCTTTTGAATATGATGTTCCAACCTTAGAAGAATTCAAAGAACGAATCAGAAATACAAAAAAGAAATATCCGTATCTTGTTTGCGAAAAAGATGGAAAGATAATCGGCTATGTCTATGCCAGTGCGTACAGTTCACGCGAATCTTATTCATGGACAGTTTCAACTTCCATTTATGTTGATAAAGATTATCGAAGGCAGGGGGCAGGAACACTGCTTTATAGAGAATTGGAAGCTCGGTTAAAAGAAATGGGAATTATCAATCTTCTGGCAGGAACAGCCTTTACAGAAAAGGAAGATGAGTATCTTACACAGGACAGCCCAAAGTTCCATTTGAAGCAGGGCTACAGAGAAGCAGCTCATATGATTGGAATCGGGAAAAAATTTGATCGCTGGTACGATCTTAAATGGTTTCAGAAGAAAATTTAA
- a CDS encoding diguanylate cyclase domain-containing protein, translated as MSYSIISLLALILNLILNRETLINVKSRSGELKTEQKFITRYRQFLIVSNFYFIVDFGWGLLYEHHDIDALFPILYSDCVFYFLLMFMTMLTWMRSIVAYLDKKGRRSKVLLCAVWTMFTLALIYLIINRFHPFIFSFNEKHEYVTESGRHIAFILQIILYFVTTIYMFFIALKSKGTEKARYRAVGLTCFVMNLFLILQIFDYRYPSYATGLIIGICVIHSFVEASERKEKEIYDNIASCMAEDYEAMYYINIETGEYREFSTSQKYDSMNVPVAGKNFYTETQLNIEKYVHPDDREFAKNLHLKETMLKNLKGKESYSYKYRIMIDGQPRHFQFTVMLANDKRHFVLGEKDIENEFTAENMRLENQKKNVTFTQIAEILAVNFDVIYYVDAKDSSYISYECRNIYGQLDMQKSGDDFFADSKIDITKIVHKNDRDLLTNFIKKDYIISALTDKKSCSVDYRIVAFKQTHFVRMTVRKTLDDTHYIFGIENIDDEIKKEKQNLKALNTEKELARRDELTGVKNKTAYNELEKSIQDNIDNGMDYLPFALIVCDVNNLKKINDTLGHVAGDEYIKKSAMLLCNTFVHSPVFRIGGDEFVLFLAGDDFANREKLIISLRSQVQKNLQSKSGPIIASGMTDYNPETDTLVTEVFNRADKEMYKNKRELKKEENQLKN; from the coding sequence ATGTCTTATTCAATCATAAGTTTACTGGCATTAATACTCAACCTCATTCTAAACCGAGAAACTCTTATAAATGTTAAGAGCCGGTCCGGTGAACTGAAAACCGAACAGAAGTTTATTACCCGTTACCGACAATTTCTAATTGTTTCGAACTTTTACTTCATTGTTGATTTTGGCTGGGGTCTTTTGTACGAACATCACGACATCGATGCTCTCTTTCCAATTTTATATTCCGATTGTGTTTTCTATTTTCTGCTTATGTTCATGACAATGCTGACATGGATGCGTTCTATTGTTGCTTATCTGGACAAGAAAGGTCGCCGCAGCAAAGTTCTTCTTTGTGCAGTATGGACTATGTTCACTCTTGCACTTATATATCTGATAATCAATCGTTTTCATCCATTTATTTTTTCTTTTAATGAGAAGCATGAATACGTAACCGAATCGGGTAGACATATAGCTTTTATTCTTCAGATTATACTTTATTTTGTGACTACAATTTATATGTTTTTTATAGCCCTCAAATCAAAGGGTACAGAGAAAGCAAGGTATAGAGCGGTCGGGCTGACTTGTTTTGTGATGAATTTGTTCCTGATATTACAAATTTTTGATTACAGATATCCTTCTTACGCTACGGGGCTTATAATCGGAATCTGTGTGATTCACTCCTTTGTCGAAGCCAGTGAAAGAAAAGAAAAAGAGATCTACGATAATATCGCATCATGTATGGCAGAAGATTACGAAGCAATGTACTACATCAATATAGAGACTGGAGAATACAGGGAATTTTCAACCAGCCAGAAATATGATTCTATGAATGTTCCAGTCGCAGGCAAAAATTTTTATACTGAAACTCAATTAAATATTGAAAAATATGTACACCCCGATGACAGGGAATTTGCTAAAAACCTGCACTTAAAAGAGACAATGTTAAAAAATCTCAAAGGTAAAGAATCATATTCATATAAATACAGGATAATGATTGACGGACAGCCCCGACATTTCCAATTTACAGTAATGCTTGCAAATGATAAGAGGCATTTTGTTCTGGGCGAAAAAGATATAGAAAATGAATTTACCGCCGAAAATATGCGGCTTGAAAATCAGAAAAAGAATGTTACCTTCACTCAGATTGCAGAAATTCTTGCTGTCAATTTTGACGTAATTTATTATGTTGATGCAAAAGACTCCAGTTATATCAGTTATGAATGCAGGAATATTTATGGACAATTAGATATGCAGAAATCGGGTGATGATTTTTTTGCTGATTCTAAAATTGATATCACAAAAATTGTTCATAAAAATGACCGCGACCTGCTGACCAATTTTATCAAAAAAGATTATATAATCAGTGCGCTTACAGATAAGAAAAGCTGCAGCGTAGATTATCGTATTGTAGCATTCAAGCAAACGCATTTTGTCAGAATGACAGTTCGAAAAACTTTGGATGACACTCATTATATCTTTGGAATCGAAAATATTGATGATGAAATCAAAAAAGAAAAGCAGAATCTTAAAGCACTGAATACAGAAAAAGAGCTTGCCAGACGCGATGAGCTGACAGGTGTAAAAAATAAAACTGCCTATAACGAACTGGAAAAATCGATTCAGGATAATATCGACAACGGAATGGATTATCTGCCTTTTGCACTTATTGTATGTGATGTAAATAACTTAAAGAAAATAAACGATACATTAGGTCATGTAGCCGGAGATGAATATATAAAAAAATCAGCAATGCTTTTATGTAATACATTTGTACACAGCCCTGTATTCCGAATTGGTGGAGACGAATTCGTTCTGTTCCTTGCTGGTGATGATTTTGCAAACAGAGAAAAACTTATAATCAGTTTGCGTTCTCAAGTTCAAAAAAATCTGCAGTCAAAATCAGGTCCAATCATTGCTTCCGGAATGACAGATTATAATCCCGAAACAGATACTCTTGTAACAGAGGTATTTAATCGGGCTGACAAAGAGATGTACAAAAATAAACGTGAACTAAAGAAAGAAGAGAATCAGCTTAAGAATTAA
- a CDS encoding DUF1848 domain-containing protein, translated as MIIQTGQRTDIPAFYSQWFLNRLKEGYVMVRNPFYPSSVSRYELNPQIIDLITFCTKNPLPVLKNEELWNELSKYNQWWYVSLTPYGKEIEPNVPEKAAVADGIIELGKRLGADKVGWRYDPIFISEKYTIPYHLKAFENIARRLCGATKTAVISFIDLYPKVRRNFPEAREVNREERLTLGKAFVEIAAKYGMTLRPCAEGKELEQFGADCSGCQTIEVIENAVGKKLKIPKKNSARKECACFLNGDIGAYNSCGHLCRYCYANADSKLVLENMKAHNPVSPLLIGELKTDDKIFNTIQKSWIVIS; from the coding sequence ATGATAATTCAGACTGGGCAGAGGACAGACATTCCGGCTTTTTATTCTCAGTGGTTTTTGAACCGGCTTAAAGAAGGATATGTGATGGTGAGAAATCCGTTTTATCCTTCATCTGTTTCGCGTTATGAATTGAATCCTCAGATTATAGATTTGATTACTTTCTGCACAAAGAATCCTCTGCCAGTTTTGAAAAATGAAGAACTATGGAATGAGCTTTCGAAATATAACCAGTGGTGGTATGTTTCGCTCACTCCTTATGGTAAGGAAATAGAACCGAACGTTCCGGAAAAGGCTGCAGTTGCAGATGGGATTATTGAACTTGGAAAACGACTTGGAGCTGACAAAGTTGGCTGGCGATACGACCCGATTTTTATTTCTGAAAAATATACGATTCCATATCACCTTAAGGCTTTTGAAAATATTGCACGCAGATTGTGTGGTGCAACGAAAACAGCTGTAATCAGCTTTATTGATTTGTATCCGAAAGTGCGAAGAAATTTTCCTGAAGCAAGAGAAGTGAATAGGGAAGAGAGACTGACTCTCGGAAAAGCTTTTGTAGAAATTGCTGCAAAATATGGAATGACTTTGCGCCCCTGTGCTGAAGGAAAAGAACTGGAGCAGTTTGGAGCAGATTGTTCCGGTTGTCAGACTATCGAAGTTATTGAAAATGCTGTCGGTAAAAAGCTTAAGATTCCAAAAAAGAATTCAGCAAGAAAAGAATGTGCCTGTTTTTTAAACGGTGATATAGGTGCATACAATTCCTGTGGTCATTTGTGCCGTTATTGTTATGCAAATGCAGATTCAAAGCTGGTTCTGGAAAATATGAAAGCGCATAATCCAGTTTCTCCGCTGTTAATCGGAGAGTTGAAAACTGATGATAAGATTTTCAATACGATACAAAAGAGCTGGATTGTGATATCTTAA